A single window of Cryptococcus depauperatus CBS 7841 chromosome 2, complete sequence DNA harbors:
- a CDS encoding aspartyl/glutamyl-tRNA(Asn/Gln) amidotransferase, B subunit: MLRTTLRRVYPLSTLSLRAGGRSLTSVAEKVDDGWQTVVGLEIHAQIKCSRKLFSRALTSYGHEPNTHVNVHDAAFPGTLPVLNFDAIRLSVMTALALNCQINPRSTFDRKHYFYHDIPSSYQITQHYNPLARNGYLDILPSPKRLETWPDMRSPEEAGAFVKKLQSLLRRIGSADGDMEKGNLRVDANVSVHKTGLPWGTRCEIKNINSVRFLQAAIDSERRRHILHYSTKLDEPLLQETRGFNELTLSTYSLRSKEEAIDYRYMPDSNLPALLIDPDYLSSLQNALPEMPWQSVNRLTQEYGVTKRDAETLLGLDEYGAKGIIYFEQVVGENKKMSKKAINWIVHEFLGQLGKSNRRWSESIIPASLMRELVLAVEGRKITGTIGKSVVKYLVSLPVTAQSATTLASILSDLRLSPSLADTLDLTDLCARAISNNPKAVTDFKNGNEKVVMRLVGEVMKLSQGMADALKAKGVLLGILNK, from the exons ATGTTGAGGACGACGTTGCGGAGGGTATATCCGCTATCGACACTTTCTTTGAGAGCTGGTGGTAGGAGTTTGACGAGTGTGGCGGAGAAGGTTGATGATGGGTGGCAGACTGTCGTAGGTTTGGAGATTCACGCCCAGATCAAATGCAGTAGGAAGCTCTTTTCAA GAGCGCTTACCTCTTACGGTCATGAACCCAATACGCATGTCAATGTCCATGATGCCGCCTTTCCTGGTACATTACCT GTGCTCAATTTTGATGCGATTCGTCTATCGGTCATGACCGCTTTGGCTCTGAATTGTCAGATT AATCCTCGTTCGACTTTTGATAGAAAACATTACTTTTATCATGACATACCGTCGTCATATCAAATTACTCAGCACTATA ATCCGCTTGCACGCAATGGCTATTTGGAT ATACTGCCAAGTCCCAAACGACTGGAGACATG GCCAGACATGCGGTCGCCCGAGGAAGCTGGAGCTTTCGTCAAAAAACTGCAGAGTTTGCTGCGAAGGATAGGATCAGCTGATGGAGACATGGAAAAG GGGAATTTAAGAGTGGATGCCAACGTCTCTGTCCACAAAACTGGGTTACCCTGGGGCACCAGATGCGAAATCAAAAACATCAACTCTGTACGCTTTCTTCAAGCCGCCATTGATTCTGAGCGTCGTCGTCATATTTTGCACTACTCGACAAAACTTGATGAACCACTTCTTCAAGAGACTCGAGGTTTTAATGAACTGACTCTCTCAACCTACTCTTTACGTTCAAAAGAGGAAGCCATAGATTATCGCTACATGCCCGACTCAAACTTGCCGGCTTTGTTGATTGATCCA GACTATCTCTCATCATTGCAAAATGCTCTTCCAGAGATGCCCTGGCAAAGCGTAAATCGTCTTACTCAAGAGTACGGAGTTACCAAGAGAGATGCAGAAACACTTCTCGGTTTAGACGAGTACGGCGCGAAAGGCATCATATATTTTGAACAAGTCGTAGgggaaaataaaaaaatgtcaaaaaaAGCAATCAACTG GATTGTACATGAGTTTCTTGGTCAGTTAGGCAAATCCAATAGGCGTTGGTCAGAATCAATCATTCCGGCATCTCTGATGCGTGAACTTGTGCTTGCTGTTGAAGGGAGGAAAATCACTGGCACGATAGGCAAGTCTGTCGTTAAGTATTTGGTTTCGTTGCCCGTCACAGCACAGTCTGCAACTACTCTCGCATCAATACTCTCTGACCTCCGGTTGTCACCTTCGCTGGCCGATACCCTAGACTTGACGGATCTGTGTGCTAGAGCAATTTCCAATAATCCCAAAGCTGTCACAGATTTcaaaaatggaaatgaaaAGGTGGTAATGCGACTCGTTGGAGAGGTTATGAAGCTCTCACAGGGCATGGCAGATGCTTTGAAGGCAAAGGGAGTTTTATTAGGCATTCTCAAtaaataa